ATAAAATTTCTTCCCCTTGTGCCTGTTTGAATTTCTATATGTTATAGGAAACTCCAATTTCTTAAAATATATAATAGTGGTAAGTGTACAAAGTATAAACCCCTTGCTTATTTATCAAATTAAATAAGCAAGGGGTCTTATTTTAGTAATTTAAATTTGTTGAATATATTTAAAACTATGCTACGTCTAAGTTAGTTTTGATAATATGACATTTTTTAAAGAAAACCCAAGGCCATCCGTAACTTACATTTTTGGTGCATATTAATTTATATCACCAAAATCATCACCCAGTTAAAATTTCAGTTGTATTACTAATAATATTTTGCAAAATATTAGTCTATCTTATAGTCTTCATTGAAATATTCATATGCTTCTTTAGAATCTAAATGATATACTTTTAGCTTTTCTCTATTGTTGTATAAATCGCTTAAATAACAAAATATTGCACTTTCTTTTGAAAGTTTCATCACCTCTTTCATCTCCTGTATTAATTTTTTATATTCAAATTCTTTCCAACTCAATTTATCAGCTAAAAAAACTTCTATTTCCGTCATACTCGGATTCTTTCTTGAAGTCGTATGATACTTAATTGCCTCTAATACCGTTTTATCATTTATGCCAAATACTCTTTCCGCTATTAAACATGATATTTTTTGATGTAAAATCGAAGGGAGTTGCCTTTCTTCATCTAAAACCTCTATATTGTGTTCTATACAAAAATCTATAATTTCATCATTCCCAACAACTCTTCCTAAGTCGTGACAATAACAGGCCCTCAAACTTCCAGTTTCAATACGACCAAATTGTTTCTCAATACTATACAATTCATTAACAACATCTAATGTGTGTTCGTATGTGTCATGTTTGCCATATTTAAAAAAGTAACCTTTTACATCTTTTATTAAGTCACCTGTTGCAAGAAAATCAAAGTAATTTTTCATAACAGAATTCACTCCTACTATATTTTATTATGATTTGAAAAAACTATAATTTGTAATACTAAATAGACACATTTTCAAAAACACTGTTGTAACACAATTTATGAAGAATGCGAAGTAACTTAAATTAAATTTTATTTCTTTAATAGAATACCTCACATTAATAAATTCTGTGATGGGTTATTATCAACTGTAGAATAAACAATAAATTTAGGCTCTTCGGACAGGCAGTTGAATAAATATTCAACAGAACAGTCTTGCCTTTTAATACCGAGATTATCTGCAATGGTTTGTTGAATCTCATAGAAATTAGGCATATCTTCCACTATTTCTTTTATACACAATTCTATTATCTTTTGTATATCCCCATTATAGTGCTTTAATAATATTAATAAAGCTATCCAAAATGGATAAAAAATAATTAAAGATAATAACTCCTTCAAGTTATTTGCTATTTTACCCGATTGCCCATCTGAACTCACATAAGCAATAGGAACGTTTTCATCTTCTATATTACCAATACCGCCAATAAATCCATATACACCGCCCCCTTTATCCTTAGCAAATATGTTAAATTGTTCTTTTGAGTAGAATAAGTAATCTTCTTCATGTTCTTCATTTTCACACATTATAAAATCACAGTATTGTTCTAACAAAGAGTAAACAAGTCTTTCCTGCTTGGAGAGGGGTTTTTCTGTAAGTGTGATTGGAAGTAAATTCTCTTGTTTCAACTCTTTGTTTTGACCATTTGCTCCACCGATAAAGTATGCAGTTGGGCCATCTGTCATCTTATCTAAATTATCAAATCTATTAGCCATTTTATTAATTCCTCCTATTATGAAGTTTAAGTCCATCATACTCATATCTTTAATCTATTTTTATTGTTTTCCTGAACAGCCCTTTGCCTATTACTATTTTTGTCTTTCCTTTTCTCACTATCTTTCTAATTTTTTTCCAAGTTTTTAGGAATTTAAGGGTTGTTTCGTCTGGATTACCTATTATTCCAATTGATGAAGCGTTTTTTCTTCTAATCATTATTTCACCTCAATTAATTAAAATGAACATTCCCCATAATAAATAAAGTTATGTCAGACTGTTTTACAAGTGTTTATTAATCGTAGTTTTTCGATAGTTGTACAATAAAAGAAAATTGTGAACTAAATATCAATTGTTTTATTTCATCTCGTAATGGAGTTCAACAAATTGATTGAATCTCCTTATCCCCTTTAACTTTAGTTCTAACTCAAAATCATTTTTTTTAAATAAAGGTATTCCATGACCTATTAGTGTAGGTGATATAGTAATAATAAATTCGTCAACTAACCTTTCTTTAATAAAAGAATTTAGAAGAACACCACCGCCAACAAGCCATATGTTTCCTCCATCCAGTCTTTTGATTTTATTTGTAAATTCCACTACATCTTGATTAATAAATTCTACATTTTCATTCTTACCTTTTTCTGATTTAGAAAATACATAACACTTTTTATTCTTATAAGGAAATTCACCTTTTTCTTTTTCAATAATCCGGTCATAAGTTCTTCTACCAATTAGAATAGTATCAACTGTATTGTAGAATTCAGAATATCCATTATCTCCTTCGCCTTCAGTTTTAAACAACCATTCCAAATTCCAAGGAATCATCTTCTGTCGCTATGTAACCATCTAAACTTGTTGCAATATATAGAACTAATTTTCTATTGTTGTACATCTATAAACCTCCATATTTATGAATTTCAATCTAATTTAAAAACATAATTAGTGAACAATATTTTACCAGTGTGACACACTTTATGAATACTGTGAATTAACTCACTTGGAGATTTTTGCAAGAGGTTGCATGAAAGCAAAACCCAATGCTATCACAATAAAATTGACACTTCTATAATTCACACCAATAATCCCACAGAAAGAAATTACTATCACGTCAAAAATAATGAATAAAATAATATTGAAAGCAATAGTATGTTTTATCTTAATATTTCTTTCCAAAGCAGACCATAATGCTCTACTCCATCCAAATTTTATTGAGATTATCATTAACAAAGGAATAGTCAAAAAATAAAGCATAAATCGAATTACTAACCAGAGCATTACTCACTCCCCCTTTTATCTTGCACCGCAATAGAATACTATTGTTCACCAATTTTGGATGTAAATGACTTAATATTGATTGTAGATAATGTCCTTAGTTTTAACCCAATCATTTTTTAATAAATCCATATATACAACATCTTGAAATTCACCTGTCCTACAATCAAAATACCCTTGTCTAATTACCCCTATTTCTTCAAATCCTAATGTTTTGTATAGGCCCTGTGCTTTCTTATTGTCTAACATTGTTGTGAGTTCAATTTTATTCAAATTCAAAAACCTAAACATAAAGTCTACAAAATGATATAGTGCGTCCTTTCCATAGCCTTTCCCTTGTTCATCACTTTCACAAATCTTTATTCCAAATTCACATTTTTGATTTCTTGCGTCCCAGTCACAATAATTCATCTCTCCAATAGGTTTATTTCCTTCTCTTTTATATATTATAAATCTTTTTCTATCTGGAAACATATTAGAATTTTCAATTTCTTTCAGGATATTGATACGTATTGCTTCTTTGCTTTGTAATGTTCCAAAGGCATGGGTGGCATGTCCCATCATATCCCCATCGTTCCACCACTTATATAAATACTCTTCATCCCCTAATTCAAGTTGTCTTATAAAAACATTTTTCCCCTCAATCATACTCTCCCTCCTAACCATAGTCGT
This DNA window, taken from Clostridium estertheticum, encodes the following:
- a CDS encoding HD domain-containing protein, with protein sequence MKNYFDFLATGDLIKDVKGYFFKYGKHDTYEHTLDVVNELYSIEKQFGRIETGSLRACYCHDLGRVVGNDEIIDFCIEHNIEVLDEERQLPSILHQKISCLIAERVFGINDKTVLEAIKYHTTSRKNPSMTEIEVFLADKLSWKEFEYKKLIQEMKEVMKLSKESAIFCYLSDLYNNREKLKVYHLDSKEAYEYFNEDYKID
- a CDS encoding dihydrofolate reductase family protein → MFKTEGEGDNGYSEFYNTVDTILIGRRTYDRIIEKEKGEFPYKNKKCYVFSKSEKGKNENVEFINQDVVEFTNKIKRLDGGNIWLVGGGVLLNSFIKERLVDEFIITISPTLIGHGIPLFKKNDFELELKLKGIRRFNQFVELHYEMK
- a CDS encoding GNAT family N-acetyltransferase, whose amino-acid sequence is MIEGKNVFIRQLELGDEEYLYKWWNDGDMMGHATHAFGTLQSKEAIRINILKEIENSNMFPDRKRFIIYKREGNKPIGEMNYCDWDARNQKCEFGIKICESDEQGKGYGKDALYHFVDFMFRFLNLNKIELTTMLDNKKAQGLYKTLGFEEIGVIRQGYFDCRTGEFQDVVYMDLLKNDWVKTKDIIYNQY